tctactggcagggggttggtgctggacctgttgctccagctctcctctactggcagggggttggtgttggacctgtagctctagcctccccccctccccctctactggcaggggggttggtgctggacctgtagctccagtccccctctactggcagggggttggtgctggacctgttgctccagctctcctctactggcagggggttggtgttggacctgtagctccagcccccagtctactggcagggggttggttttggacctgtagctccagaccccctctactggcaaggagttggtgctggacctgtagctcctgggccccctctactggcagggggtgtgtgctggacttgtatctccagcccccactTTACTGGCagggatgggggaagggggggtgtgctggacctgtagctccagcctcgcctctactggcagggggttgatgctggacctgtagctccagcctccctctactggcagggggttggtgctggacctgtagctccaggccctgtctactggcagggggtatggtgctggacctgtagctccagctcaccccacctctactggcaggggatggtgttggacttgtagcgccagacctcctctactggcaggggggttggtgttggcaCTGTTtgagagtttgttggcagtttcaaAGGAGTCATTTTCTTCGAACCCAGCAGTGGTCCGTTTTGGTTTGCTGTCTTTCCCGGTAGTTTGGTAGAATGTCTCCGTCACTCTGCGCCTCTGTGAGGGTgccaggatcccgggttcaatagGGGATCACAGGTTCAGTCACCGGACAGAACAGAAATCGTTCACATGTTTCTTTCATCTGTTGccgctgttctcctagcagtaaatttTTATCCAgaagttaggcaactattgtggactgtatgttaaggaaagtcagaagttgaccttggggaacctcAATAAACCTAagaaccggcttcctgtcctcaaaaCAGTACTCGATATCTTGTGATATgacctatgagagaaaataaaaaacttactgttaattgcttgTGGGGGATTTCTCTAGCGAGttcctgaactttattcatgatACTGGagactgagtctcccaggtgtacggggtcagctgtggcacctgtctccgtggtcatcatctccaggacctccctgatggtctcctgcacctgtcattaccaacacaaacattaatggtggaacctggactataatgaagcatcaggcactgagtaaagtagctggactataatgaagcatcaggctcagagtaaagtaactggactacaatgaagcatcaggctctgagtaaagtaactggactataatgaagcatcaggctctgagtaaagtaactggactataatgaagcatcaggctctgagtaaagtaactggactataatgaagcatcaggccctgagtaaagtaactggactataatgaagcatcgggCCCTGAGTAaaataactggactataatgaagcatcaggctctgagtaaagtaactggactataatgaagcatcaggctctgggtaaagtaactggactacaatgaagcatcaggctctgagtaaagtaactggactataatgaagcatcaggctctgagtaaagtaactggactataatgaagcatcaggccctgagtaaagtaactggactataatgaagcatcaggctctgagtaaagtaactggactataatgaagcatcaggctctgagtaaagtaactggactataatgaagcatcatgctctgagtaaagtaactggactataatgaagcatcaggctctgggtaaagtaactggactataatgaagcatcaggctctgagtaaagtaactggactataatgaagcatcaggccctgagtaaagtaactggactacaaTGAAGCACCAGGGTCTGAAAtagagtaactggactataatgaagcatcaggccctgagtaaagtaactggactacaaTGAAGCATCAGGGTCTGAAATAGAGTaattggactataatgaagcatcagactCTGAGTAGAGTAATTGgattataatgaagcatcaggctctgagtaaagtaatttgACAATATATGTAATGTTTttgtacactgaccacagtgtagagaaacaccaagatgacagttgacatgGGTGTAGTGAGCACTGagtactgaccacagtgtagagaaacaccaagatgacagttgacatgGGTGTAGTGAGCACTGagtactgaccacagtgtagagaaacaccaagatgacagttgacatgggtgtagtgaaccctgagtgctgaccacagtgtagagaaaacaccaagatgacagttgactttattaataaaaatgttttaggtgttagagcaaaaagtttcctatatataaagtctactctcatcttgatgtgtctccatgttaaaagtgtttatatagaggcaatactacattcagttgggtgagaacaatgtgaccttcagcagtgtaccttcactgaggtgtctacagtcttgacatctgggaagagttcctggcacttctgaaGCCAATTTTCAACCTCCATGTTGCATTGGTCAACTTCATTGATGGTCATGAATACTTCCTGTGctgtgttgactgtgtcgagggtccccaacatggcctgcagctgagtcttcccttcctctccttgtgttgtcatatctaCCACACTGGTATCCTTCAATTCCAAGAGCTTCACTGCTGACTTGTCCTGCTCTACCAGaccatagagtctgtcctggagctggaggtggtgagtcttccagtcccccagctgcccctCGTACTCCTTCAGCTGGGCCAttacctcttcacagctagtaatgaggcagttgatgatgttcttctgctcctgcaccagggaacgtaatttcttactgatgcctctggcgggaccttcataaggttttgctggcactacttcctcagttgtttgctggatatttttgagtttcctaactaaagcctccacagcatagctaattgggaactgagtagcaACTGTGGCAGCATGCTGGGCATGacagctggggcaggtcagctgaccattcttgatagcattgtcaatacactgggagcagaatgtgtggccgcatggcagtgtgcgaggccgtagctgattgtcatcataatcgttaaaacacaataaacattcctctggcttgttatcctgtggaaaagaaTATTTGGTTAGGCTAGATGTATTTACTACAATAAGtaatatttttataatattaataataaccaGTAATAGTAACCAGTACTGCACCATATTTACCAATACAAATTACAtaatattttcataatttttttgtaCAGAGGAACCTCGGTATTTGCACTGCTCTCAATTCGCACTGCTCCCTGGCCACTGAGCAAAGCCAACTGAAGGGGTCGGCGTCGACAGGAAGTTGGACTCTCCCTGGATGTGAACTGCACAGAGAGCCAAACCCCTAGAATCCAGGAGACAAGTCACTCAAAGCAATCAGCCCTAAAGAGCCAAGGACTGAACCCCTGCGGTTCAAACAAGGAACCACCTGAGAGCAGTACAAATGGAGCCGGATCGCTGAACCCTTAGCGACCCAAACCCTCTGAAATGACTGTCAAACTGCCACAAACTCCCGCACTGTAAAGTGAGCCCAACGGAAGGGTGGAGCCCAATGCCTCTGGTTGTGATAGTGAGCCCCAGTCTTAAattcccagccgagagatgaggcatccatgaacacatcgagcgagggcgcaagcaggcgccaaggcactgaaccctgaaaaactcTTAGAGGAAGCCGGCaacacagcaatcaacgcaaggcCCCCAGAAGACGAACCCAGCAgttgcgagagaggcggaaggaacGTTCCTAAAGGAACGAGAACAGACTCCGAAGCCAGACCCGACCCAGAGGGTAAACTAGCACTGCGAAGTTTAGAACCCGCACAGCTGCTCGAGCAGCCGCCTAGTTTCCCATGAATCATCCAGAAATAGTTGAAGGaaggaccacagccgcagcaatggcaccagagggagagacatggaagtggtccgagagtcccacacgaggccCAGACAGGTCCGAACCTGAGatggaaccaaatgggacttcctctagttaaccaggaacccaaacccgacgagctgggaaagaaccacactCCTGGCGagtagacaagcagaccagctgggagcccacaccaaccagtcgtcgaggtaggccaggactcgaacccctAGCAAACAAAGACTGCtaggggtgagtgtgggtgtgtgtgtgcctcaccACGACACGGGTAAGATGCGTGGAAATGCGAGGTGTCAGATTCAAGCATAAAGGAAAGCAACAAAAGTGGTAAGCTTGCTGCACAATTACCAGTGTATATTTGTTAATTACACATGACTGACAAATCATGTGTAGCTAGTTGGTCACTCCATGACCGACATGCTACAGAACCccattataaaaacatatgtatcttcacttgagctttaaatacagtggtaccttcgttTATGAATTTAATACGTTCCCAGAGATGGTTCATAACCAaaatgaattttcccataagaaataatgaaaATTTAATTAATCTGTTCTACACACCCAAAAaaatcagtgttgaatgtaatgaaacgccattttctgggtgaaacctggaggctccccgaggctatccaggctgatatgtatctaTTAGTTTTCTGACATCGGTCAAAGTGCATAGAGTTCTTGCCTACAGGGGAACATGAGCCAGGACCTGGcccctcctcagagaggcacgagaagcAATGGCTTGTAGAAACCCCCCGTGTGGTAGGGAGCAtttttatgtctgccatcgaccgggtctggcacccagaaaggtaggcgccccaaaacaaacccctattctggtgaaaatattgctaccgaaagctgaacgagtggacagaattccccaaatgaaaattagcaaatgagcatgacgtcatcacaatGCCACGCCACTGTCTGTGCAACCCGTaccccccccatcccttccccaggaagggaaagggggatcttcttgaggttatcttgagatgatttcggggctttagtgtccccgcggcccggtcctcgaccaggcctccacccccaggaagcagcccgtgacagctgactaacacccaggtacctatttactgctaggtaacaggggcatagggtgaaagagactctgcccattgtttctcgctggcgcccaggatcgaacccgggaccacagaatcacaatccagcgtgctgtccgctcggccgaccggctccctctgggagggtctgggatcccCAGACCCTCGTGCTGGCAATCCAACCAACAGttattaggctggatgtcaaaaacatgtGAAAAACATTACCGatcagaggggagggagggatggtgtggagcctccaggtctcacccagaaaatggtgtttcattacattcaacgctgattttctgggggaagcactgtcggctccccggagctaactacctggAGACCAGGAAAAATATAAGAGACTTTCCCAGGAGGCGGTCAGTCCTGATTCCTCAAcatgaagtcgagacaactggctgcaaccgccgatccAATGCAACGCAGGCCCATCCAGTTCCAGGGACATTGACAAAGTAGCGAGCGGCCAGGACCTCTGTAAGACCTCCAAAAACCCTTTGCtcgaatgtcaacccaagacatgttgccaaagacggcacccaaagcagcaaacttatgaacgtcgtggggcacgaggatagaccgcaggctggctaaacttaaaaccctgtggacgacctgagagacccgagcccgggaaaagggaaggagggatACCGGGTAAATCTAAAGCGCATCCCTGGCCCCTGAAGCCGTTGTGTGCAAATAATGGTGGAGAGGGACAACCAGAGaagacacatgatgcaccccagcatgaccaaccaagcaccaatgacccaaggacccctctggaaagcagcagtctcattcttcgccagaaaacaaggagatggctgcaactgaataaacctaccaccaggaccaaaggagcagaaacccctgcaccgaaGGAGAGCATGAAGTTCCCCGAccagacccccagaggccaatggcaACAggtaaagagccttagaaaaacaatcctgaaccgagggGCCACTACAAACCGAGGAGAAAAGAGCAaccggtccaaagaccaggatggctcagaagGCGCATGAGCAGgttggaggtgaaacaatgcatgagacagcttgcagaacgaggcagaagtaacatcaataccgaattcaagctggagcggctccgccaaaGCCGCATGATATGAGGCGACAAttttcggcataagatgacagtcctggaacaaccacgaaaggaaggacatgacaaccctatcagagaccgaagtaCATCtatgcagtgataggaaaaaccagaaggactgccaggaaacttcatactgccaccaaGACAAAGCACGCAAgtgggagaccaacaacaaagccacctgcGCCCCATAcaagtacttacctaattgtgcttgtgggggttgagctctggctctttggtcccgcctctcaactgtcaatcaacaggtgtacaggttcctgagcctactgggctctataatatctacacttgaagctgtgtatggagtcagcctcgaccacatcacttcccaatgcattccatttgtctactactctgacactgaacaaaattctttctaacgtctctatggctcatttaagcactcaatttccacttgtgtcccctagtgcgtgtgccccttgtgttaaaaagtctgtctttatctaccctatcaattcctctaagaatcttgtatgtggtgatcatgtcccctctaactcttctgtctcccagtaacgtgaggtttaattcccgtaatctctcctcgtagctcatacccttcagttctggtactagtctggtgacaaacctttgaaccttttccagtttagtcttatgcttgactacatatggactccatgctggagccgcatgctTGGATTGGCAtataggattggtctaacatatgtggtatataatgttctgaaagattccttacacaagtttctaaaggtcattcttatgttagccaacctggcatatgccgttgatgttatcctcctgatatgagcttcaggggacaggtctggcgtgatatcaaccctcaggtctttctctctctctgactcttgcaggatttcatctcccaaatgataccttgtatctggtctcttgctccctacaccaatcttcattacattacatttgcttgggttaaactctaacaaccatttgttcgaccattcctacagcttgtccaggtcttcttgaagcctcaagctgtcctcctctgtcgtaatccttctcataattttgacgtcgtcagcaaacattgagaggaatgagtctataccctctgggagatcatttacgtatatcagaaacaggatagatccgagtacagagccctgtgggacctccactggtgacttcacgccaatctgaggtttcacccctcactataactctctgcttaggtactcccttataaactggagcgccctaccagttactcctgcctgtttctccagcttatgcatcagccttttatgggtactgtgtcaaaggctttccgacagtctaaAAAAATGCagcccgcccatccttctctttcttgctaaatctttgtcacctgatcgtagaattctattaagcctgtaaggcaagatttaccctccctgaacccatgttgatggttgtcacgaagtctcttctctccagatgtgttactaggttttttctcacgatcttctccataaccttacatggtatacaaattaaggacactggcctgtaggttcagtgcctcttgtctgtcgccctttttgtatattgggactacattggccgtcttccatatttctggtaggtctcccgtctccagtgaccactatacaccatggagagcagcaaacaaagtgctcctgcacactctttcaatacccatggtgagattccgtccggctcaactcatctgccacccaccaccttagtctaccatcagccacattccacattagtctaccatcagccatccaccaccttagtctaccatctgccACCCACTTCCTAAGTCTTTCATCTGCCACCCACCTCTTTAGTCTaccatctgccacccaccaccttagtctaacatcaaccacccaccacctaGTTTACCATCTGCTACCCACCTCCttggtctaccatcagccacccacctcctTAGTTTACCTTCAGCCACCAAACTCCATATTCTACCATTATCAAACCCAAATCCATAGTCTaccatctgccacccaccaccttagtctgccATCACCCACCTCCTTAGTCTACCTTCAGCCACCCAACACCTTAAACTACCATCTGCCACCCAccagcttagtctaccatcacCCACCTACCACCTCAATCTGCTATCAGCCACCTACCACCTTAGTCTTCAATCACCCACCTATTTAGTCTACAATCAGCCACCCACCtctttagtctaccatcagccaccccacCTCATTAGTCTACCATCACCCACCTCCTCAGTCTACCATTTGCCACCCACCAACTTAGTCTACCGTCAGTCACCCACCTCATTAGTCTACCATCACCCACTTCCTCAgtctaccatttgacacccaccaacttagtctaccatctgccacccaccacattcGTCTACCATCAGTTAACCacctccttagtctaccatcaggcacctacctccttagtctaccatcagccatccaccaccttagtctactatCAGCCATCCacctccttagtctaccatcagccacccacctcctTAGTCTACTATCAGCCATCCacctccttagtctaccatcagccacacacctccttagtctaccatcagccacctacCACCttagtccactatcacccacctacTTATTCTACTATAAGCCACCCACCTCCTtattctaccatcagccacccacctccttagtctaccatctgccaccccaccaccttagtctaccatcagaaaCATACCACATTAGTCTACCATCAACCACCTACCACCTAAGTCTACAATCTGCCTCCTACCTCCTTAGTCTACCTTCAACCACCAAACTCCTTAGTCTACCATTAGCCACCCACCTCTATAATCTACCATCTGCCactcaccaccttagtctaccatcaccaACCTCCTTAATCTACTATCTGCCTCCCACCTCCTTAGACTACCATCTGCCACTACcaacttagtctaccatcagccacttaccaccttagtctaccttcACCCACCTACCTAGTCTACAATCACCCACCCACTTCTTAAGTCTACCAGAAGCCACcctccaccttagtctaccatcagccatccacctccttagtctaccatcagccacccacctcctCACACTACCATCTGCCACACACcaacttagtctaccatcagccaaccacctccttagtctaccatcagccacccaccacattAATCTAATATCAGTATCCCacaaccttagtctaccatctgccACCTACCTCATTTGTCCTACCATCAATCACCTCCTTAGTGTACCAACAGCCATCAGCCACCTTACTCTCcactctgccacccaccaccttagttttccatcagccacccaccaccttaatcTACCattagccacccaccaccttagtctaccatctgccacccacctccctagtctaccatcagccaactCCTCCTTTTTTATATTATCAGCCACCCACCTCCTTATTCTACCATCTGCCACCCACCTcaatagtctaccatcagccacccacatcCAGTCTATCATCTGGCAACCCacctccttagtctaccatcagccacccacctccttagtgtaccatcagccacccacatcCTTAATCTACCATCTGCCACCCACCTCCTTACTCTACCATCTGCCACACAcatccttagtctaccatcagcccctCACCCTCTTAGTCTCCTATCAGCACCCacctccttagtctaccatcagccacccactacTTTAGTCTACCATCTGCCACATAACTTATTAATCTACCATCACTAACCTCCTTAGTCCACCATCTGACACCCACCACCTTGGTCTACCATCTGCCACCTTCCTCCTTAGTCTACATTAATCACCTCCTTTGTCTACCAAACGGCCATCAGCCACCTTAGTCTACAATTTGCcctccaccaccttagtctaccatcagctgcAAACCACCTTAGTCAACCATCTGCCACCCACCTCCTTACTCTACCATCAGTCACCCACCTCCTTAGtcaaccatcagccacccacctccttagtctaccatcagctacCCACCTCCTTAgtttaccatcagccacccacatcCTTAGTCTACCGTCAGCCACCCTCCACTTTAGtcaaccatcagccacccaccaccttagtctaccatcagccaccctccaccttagtctaccatcagccacccaccaccttagtctaccatcagccacccaccaccttagtctaccctgAGCCACCCACCTCCTTTGTCTACCGTCAGCCACCCCTCCACTTTTGTCTACCATCtgtcacccaccaccttagtctaccatcagctacCTTGCACGGTAGTCTaccgtcaaccaccaccaccttagtctaccattagCAACCCACTTCCAAAGTCTACCATCTGCCACCCTCCTGCTTAgtataccatcagccacccaccaccatagtCTACCATGTGCCACCTACTACCTtactctaccatcagccacccaccttcTTAATTTACCATAAGCCACCCACCTCATtattctaccatcagccaccccacTACCTTAGTCTACCCTCAGCCACCCacctccttagtctaccatcagccacccaccaccttagtgtaCCATCTACCACCTACCTCCTAAGTCTACCATCACTCACCTCTTAGTCTACCATTAGCCATCCCACTACATTAGTCTACAATCACCCTGGTGATACCTGGttaatgaggttctgggagttcttctactccccaagcccggcccgaggccaggcttgacttgtgatagtttgggtcctctagggctgttgcttggagcagcccgcaggcacacatactcaccacagcccggttggtccgtcactccttggaggaataaatctagtttcctcttgaagatgtccacgggttgttccggcaatatttctctgggaagatgttgaacaaccgtggacctctgatgtttatagtgttctctgtgcctatggcacacctggtcttcactggttctattctgcattttcttccatatcgttcactcagtacgtgttattttactgtgtagatctggtacttggccctcccagTATCTTAcagttgtatattatttgatatctctctcatcttctttctagcgagtacatttggagggctttgagacgatcccaataatttaggtgctttatcgcgtctatgcgtgccgtatatgttctctgtattccctctatttcagcaacctCTTCTgcactgaagggggaagtgagtactgagcagtaagtaagtaattatcattaGAAgataccaaaccgggaaggctatgtagcaccatcaaatgtgcgggataatcagagggcgctaaatatcaccaaggatgccaatacgagaacaaaaatgcataaggcgaacgatatcaaaagtatctgagttgccaagaattctatcgagggacaggcgaccgcgggggacggtcggaaaacaagacacacgctcgtcctggaagtcaggacattcaacaaggatatgtatgaccataagagggacaacgcaatttggacaataaggagcagggtggcgctgcattaagtgaccgtgagttaaatggGTGTGGCCAATACATAACCTAGCCATAGCCGTTTCCCACTGCTGGTTACGGTGGTAgaaggaaggccactgggacacatgACTCTTAAGAGTacccagtttgttaccaataacagaagaccaacaactctgccatcgggcaaggatggaggcatgaataactgggtaaaagtctgaataaggaacacctttatgggagatgggacaagtgcggatagcgtcccggggctcacaaggcccctatatggtgcccttcagcacgtacaccacccaaagagggggcagaggcaacccacaccggtcccaggaaggtgtacgtgagcccctcaccacggcaaggaggcaccacggaggggtcatttcgtaagtataagtatggatgcaacacctgtgacaggtaaactatgcttttcttgaaaaacagtgccatctgttgcatgtaagaacaacactcatgctatactagatatgttacaatttcttttcaatgtttctaactacattgataaattgaattttcatagattttgatatattttcaatgtgatatatatataatatatatatatatatatatatatatatatatatatatatatatatatatatatatatatatatatgtcgtacctaatagccagaacgcacttctcagcctactattcaaggcccgatttgcctaatatgccaagttttcatgaattaatgttttttcgtctacctaacctaacctagcttttttggctacctaacctaaccttacctataaatataggttaggtagggttggttaggttcgggtcatatatctacgttaattttaactccaataaaaaaaaattgacctcatacatagagaaaagggttgctttatcatttcataagaaaaaaattatagtaaatatattaattcaggaaaactaggcttattaggcaaatcgggccttgaatagtaggctgagaagtgagttctggctactaggtacgacatatatatatatataatatatatatatatatatatatattatatatatatatatatatatatatatatatatatatatataatactatatatatatatattatatatatatatatatatatatatactgtaaccccgcgattatccgggattcaacaCATCCGGAAAACCGCCCTTATACagccaaaatcgtgatcggataaagttatcacaatatccggccaaaatggccacaggaaccggataaaagctggtttggccggatgaaaataCGGCCATACCGTACTAATCCCGGtctctgtggctctagacgcatggtggaaggaggggggttgggtgggtgggtggtgttggtgagggtgggaggggtgcgtcaggagggaccacctgggtacaggaattaccattaattttaatacaattatcatagccaaaaacaaatgaaataagtacttgtaattatgtaataacaaataaataagtttcctaaaagcattgtgcacaggctgaagtttccttcaaaaatattggaatttttttcctcctggcggcctacgtaacgcgctatagctgccccaccccaagtggacccgtctaacactggtcaacccatgtgcgtccgtccctcgtgttatacacagtgctgcgccattagtgaaatatttttttaaataacttttttattttcatagtaactttgaacattttggccaagactatgtctggtagcagcatcaatcgttctggaggtgttaagaggaagaaagttgtcctaacaattaaagacaagtcactgttatacacctcaaccagtgcggcctcacagtgttgcgccattagtgaaata
The sequence above is a segment of the Procambarus clarkii isolate CNS0578487 chromosome 44, FALCON_Pclarkii_2.0, whole genome shotgun sequence genome. Coding sequences within it:
- the LOC123774142 gene encoding tripartite motif-containing protein 59-like, encoding MRPMFGEDRGGKEKGNSNAESVMTEDNKPEECLLCFNDYDDNQLRPRTLPCGHTFCSQCIDNAIKNGQLTCPSCHAQHAATVATQFPISYAVEALVRKLKNIQQTTEEVVPAKPYEGPARGISKKLRSLVQEQKNIINCLITSCEEVMAQLKEYEGQLGDWKTHHLQLQDRLYGLVEQDKSAVKLLELKDTSVVDMTTQGEEGKTQLQAMLGTLDTVNTAQEVFMTINEVDQCNMEVENWLQKCQELFPDVKTVDTSVKVQETIREVLEMMTTETGATADPVHLGDSVSSIMNKVQELAREIPHKQLTVSFLFSLIGHITRYRVLF